One stretch of Sphingomonas rosea DNA includes these proteins:
- a CDS encoding Gfo/Idh/MocA family oxidoreductase, with translation MKPLKIAIIGFGKIAEDQHVPAIEGSGRFEIAGSSSRQGNGPAPNFTDWRELLDTVPGIEAVAITTPPAPRHDIAAECIARGLHLLLEKPPCATLGEVEDLRRMAAAKGVTLFTSWHAQHNAGVAAAAKLLVGQRIRSMRITWHEDVHKWHPGQQWVFEPGGFGVFDPGINAFSVATAILPAPMFVKEGMLSMPANAQTPIAAELSFTSPAADGPLSASLDWRKTDGEEWTIEIETGDGARMKLVEGGARLILDGDEVPGSKAGEYPDLYATFARLIDERQSLVDAEPLRIVADAMLVSRRETVEPVTV, from the coding sequence GTGAAGCCTTTGAAGATCGCCATCATCGGCTTCGGCAAGATCGCCGAGGACCAGCACGTCCCAGCCATCGAAGGCAGCGGACGGTTCGAGATTGCCGGGAGCAGCAGCCGGCAGGGCAATGGCCCCGCCCCCAATTTCACCGACTGGCGCGAGCTCCTCGACACGGTGCCAGGCATCGAAGCGGTGGCGATCACCACCCCGCCCGCGCCCCGTCACGACATCGCAGCCGAATGCATCGCGCGCGGGCTTCACCTGCTGCTCGAGAAACCGCCTTGCGCGACATTGGGCGAGGTCGAAGACCTTCGCCGCATGGCCGCCGCCAAGGGCGTCACGCTCTTCACCAGCTGGCACGCGCAGCACAATGCAGGTGTTGCGGCGGCCGCCAAGCTCCTCGTCGGCCAGCGCATCAGGTCGATGCGCATCACCTGGCACGAGGACGTCCACAAATGGCATCCCGGCCAGCAATGGGTGTTCGAACCCGGCGGCTTCGGCGTCTTCGATCCCGGCATCAATGCTTTCTCGGTCGCGACCGCGATCCTGCCCGCGCCGATGTTCGTGAAGGAGGGCATGCTGTCGATGCCCGCCAACGCCCAGACTCCGATCGCGGCGGAGCTATCCTTCACCAGCCCGGCCGCCGACGGTCCGCTCAGCGCAAGCCTCGACTGGCGCAAGACCGATGGCGAGGAATGGACGATCGAGATCGAGACCGGGGACGGCGCCAGGATGAAGCTGGTCGAGGGCGGCGCGCGGCTGATCCTCGACGGCGACGAGGTGCCGGGCAGCAAGGCGGGCGAATATCCCGACCTCTATGCGACGTTCGCTAGGTTGATCGACGAGCGGCAGAGCCTGGTCGACGCCGAACCACTGCGAATCGTCGCCGACGCGATGCTGGTCAGCCGCCGCGAGACCGTCGAGCCGGTCACCGTCTGA
- a CDS encoding glycoside hydrolase family 43 protein, whose product MRILVLAAALALSACASLPPAGRYANPVIDRDFPDPAVVRGGDGKFYVYATQGGDPVRNIQLARSDDLMTWADAGDALPVKPAWASRTQDFWAPDVFRMGDRWLLYYSAKPDAALTDDKRGLCLAVATASRPEGPFTDKGTPLLCGDGFVNIDPHAFTDPASGKTYLYWGSGFGPIKVQELSPDGLSFADGSSPVPLVETVKSDDPAEYRRLVEGAWVTVRDGYYYLFFSGDNCCGPKAHYAVMVGRSRSPTGPFEVRARPLYLVLEGNRQWIAPGHNSIVTDEAGQDWILYHGVDARRPRTKPTDDVNTRRVMLLDPLAWRDGWPEIAGKSPSSGPQPGPVVRR is encoded by the coding sequence ATGCGTATCCTCGTCCTCGCCGCCGCGCTGGCCCTCTCGGCCTGCGCCAGCCTCCCCCCGGCGGGCCGCTACGCCAATCCGGTGATCGACCGCGACTTTCCCGATCCCGCGGTGGTGCGCGGGGGCGACGGCAAATTCTACGTCTATGCGACGCAGGGCGGCGATCCGGTGCGCAACATCCAGCTCGCCCGCTCCGACGACCTCATGACCTGGGCCGATGCGGGCGACGCGCTGCCGGTAAAACCCGCCTGGGCCAGCCGAACGCAGGACTTCTGGGCGCCCGACGTCTTCCGCATGGGCGACCGGTGGCTGCTCTATTATTCGGCCAAGCCCGACGCCGCATTGACCGACGACAAGCGCGGCCTGTGCCTCGCGGTGGCAACCGCCAGCCGACCGGAAGGTCCCTTCACCGACAAGGGCACGCCGCTCCTGTGCGGCGATGGCTTCGTCAACATCGATCCCCATGCCTTCACCGATCCGGCGAGCGGCAAGACCTATCTTTATTGGGGATCGGGCTTCGGGCCGATCAAGGTGCAGGAACTAAGCCCTGACGGCCTGTCCTTCGCGGACGGATCGAGCCCGGTGCCGCTGGTCGAGACGGTCAAGTCGGACGATCCCGCGGAGTACCGACGCCTGGTGGAAGGCGCTTGGGTGACCGTACGCGACGGTTATTATTACCTCTTCTTCTCGGGCGACAATTGCTGCGGACCCAAGGCGCATTATGCGGTGATGGTGGGGCGATCGCGATCACCGACGGGGCCGTTCGAGGTCCGCGCGCGGCCACTCTACCTGGTGCTCGAAGGCAATCGCCAGTGGATCGCACCGGGGCACAACAGCATCGTCACCGACGAAGCGGGGCAGGACTGGATCCTCTATCACGGAGTCGATGCACGCCGGCCGCGGACCAAGCCGACCGACGACGTCAACACCCGCCGCGTGATGCTGCTTGACCCCCTCGCCTGGCGCGATGGCTGGCCCGAGATCGCGGGTAAGTCCCCAAGCAGCGGGCCGCAGCCGGGACCGGTGGTCAGACGGTGA
- a CDS encoding glycoside hydrolase family 43 protein — protein MLNQPLLTFAVEPLEQGDGFLLNVSPSDGSGVRSYTIEGPDPAAFEAFFDRLHEDFGTRRPHHLDPIEGYAAPPWRPLITDNLSTRILSGYGDPAVMRCVDGWWLVATSNDAPDAFPILHSEDLERWEPRGFVFEEGTTPGWTAAGQKVGDFWAPEIARVGDEFWLSYTARAADRTLSIGLARAAHPAGPWVDNGEPLLTGTVIDSHVHVDASGTPWLLWKKDSNSHWPRPLAGLLRENPDLIPILFDNEGDRRTAAFCAAIQPFANTRRPMERFFLMQPLIRAALANWREVRTTLEKSGIAAHVVENMATPIYAQQLSADGRSLVGERHLLLANDLDWEGHLIEGPYLTYRDGRYFLFYAGNDFTSPSYGIGYAVADTITGPYRKAAEPLLKSHPDWSAPGHASVSVGKEGEPRLFFHAYHPGTGGYNVFRALLTVGLSFSGEEVRLVP, from the coding sequence ATGCTCAATCAGCCCCTGCTGACCTTCGCGGTCGAGCCGCTCGAACAGGGGGATGGCTTCCTCCTGAATGTCTCGCCCAGCGACGGGAGCGGTGTCCGCAGCTACACGATCGAGGGACCCGACCCCGCCGCCTTCGAAGCCTTTTTCGATCGGCTCCACGAGGATTTCGGCACCCGCCGGCCTCATCACCTCGATCCGATCGAGGGTTATGCCGCGCCGCCGTGGCGCCCGCTCATCACCGACAATCTGTCGACCCGGATTCTGTCGGGCTATGGCGATCCGGCGGTGATGCGCTGCGTGGATGGCTGGTGGCTGGTCGCGACCTCGAACGACGCGCCCGACGCATTTCCGATCCTCCACTCCGAAGACCTCGAGCGGTGGGAGCCCCGGGGTTTCGTATTCGAGGAAGGTACGACGCCGGGCTGGACCGCGGCCGGCCAGAAGGTCGGCGACTTCTGGGCACCCGAGATCGCGCGCGTCGGCGACGAATTCTGGCTGAGCTACACCGCCCGGGCCGCCGACCGAACGCTGTCGATCGGCCTCGCCCGCGCCGCGCATCCGGCCGGCCCTTGGGTCGATAATGGCGAGCCATTGCTCACCGGCACCGTCATCGACAGCCATGTCCATGTCGATGCTTCGGGCACGCCCTGGCTCCTGTGGAAGAAGGACAGCAACAGCCACTGGCCGCGGCCGCTCGCCGGGCTGCTGCGCGAGAACCCGGACCTCATCCCGATCCTGTTCGACAACGAGGGCGACCGCCGAACCGCCGCCTTCTGCGCCGCGATCCAGCCCTTCGCCAACACGCGCCGCCCGATGGAGCGCTTTTTCCTGATGCAGCCGCTGATCCGCGCCGCGCTCGCCAACTGGCGCGAGGTCCGGACCACGCTCGAGAAAAGCGGGATTGCCGCGCACGTCGTCGAGAACATGGCGACGCCCATCTATGCGCAGCAATTGTCGGCGGACGGCCGCAGCCTCGTCGGCGAGCGCCACCTGCTGCTCGCCAACGACCTCGACTGGGAAGGCCATCTCATCGAGGGGCCTTATCTGACCTATCGGGACGGCCGCTATTTCCTGTTCTACGCGGGCAACGATTTCACCAGTCCCAGCTACGGCATCGGCTACGCGGTCGCCGATACGATCACCGGCCCCTATCGCAAGGCCGCCGAGCCGCTCCTCAAATCGCATCCCGACTGGTCGGCGCCGGGCCATGCCTCGGTCTCGGTCGGCAAGGAGGGCGAACCGCGGCTGTTCTTTCACGCCTATCATCCGGGCACCGGCGGCTATAACGTCTTCCGTGCGCTGCTGACCGTAGGCCTCTCGTTCAGCGGCGAGGAGGTACGGCTCGTCCCCTGA
- a CDS encoding glycoside hydrolase family 43 protein: MRHSILLGLLALSTAASAAKPPVFEPVLRENFPDAFVMPAGDGSFIAYATNDGQNVPMATSRDLVGWTIVRDASGKKADAMPSLAPWVKPGFTWAPEVMKVGATYLLYYTANHAKQDKQCIGVAQSASPRGPFVDRSDAPLVCQFELGGSIDASPFRDKDGKLYLYWKADGNRIGKRSRLWGAELAADGKTLAGQPRDIGLTDEDEWEQKVIEAPTMLRVPEGYAMLFSGGYFGWNDNQRLSPYAMNWARCAGPLGPCKDATPKPILYSYSDPGGAGCLSGPGHQSVFRAQGGTFISFHGWETTKGCRKATDKRVLYVAPFGWENGGPVIAPSLRAN, translated from the coding sequence TTGCGTCATTCGATTCTGCTCGGCCTCCTGGCCCTTTCCACCGCCGCCTCCGCCGCCAAGCCGCCGGTCTTCGAGCCGGTGCTTCGCGAGAATTTTCCCGACGCCTTCGTGATGCCCGCGGGCGACGGCAGCTTCATCGCCTACGCCACCAACGACGGCCAGAACGTGCCCATGGCGACCAGCCGCGACCTCGTGGGTTGGACCATCGTGCGCGATGCGAGCGGGAAGAAGGCGGACGCCATGCCGTCCCTCGCGCCGTGGGTGAAGCCGGGCTTCACCTGGGCACCCGAGGTGATGAAGGTCGGTGCGACCTATCTTCTCTATTACACCGCCAATCACGCCAAGCAGGACAAGCAGTGCATCGGGGTCGCCCAGAGCGCCTCCCCGCGCGGCCCGTTCGTCGACCGTTCGGACGCGCCACTCGTCTGCCAGTTCGAACTGGGCGGGTCGATCGACGCCAGCCCGTTCCGCGACAAGGACGGCAAGCTCTATCTCTACTGGAAGGCCGACGGGAACCGCATCGGCAAGCGCAGCCGGCTATGGGGCGCGGAACTCGCCGCAGACGGCAAGACGCTTGCCGGCCAGCCTAGGGACATCGGCCTCACTGACGAGGACGAGTGGGAGCAGAAAGTGATCGAGGCGCCGACCATGCTTCGCGTTCCCGAAGGCTATGCGATGCTGTTTTCGGGCGGCTATTTTGGCTGGAACGACAACCAGCGGCTCTCGCCCTATGCGATGAACTGGGCGCGCTGCGCGGGGCCGCTGGGTCCGTGCAAGGACGCCACCCCCAAGCCCATCCTCTACAGTTACAGTGATCCGGGCGGCGCCGGCTGCCTGTCGGGCCCCGGCCACCAGTCGGTGTTCCGCGCGCAAGGTGGCACCTTCATCAGTTTCCACGGCTGGGAGACGACCAAGGGGTGCCGCAAGGCGACCGACAAGCGCGTGCTCTACGTCGCCCCGTTCGGCTGGGAGAATGGCGGCCCGGTGATCGCGCCGAGCCTGCGCGCGAACTAG
- a CDS encoding TonB-dependent receptor, translating into MRIRTIALSTASFTALIVATPAMAQSTATTDPNATAQTNPAADATATTPDPATDDAIVVTGLRRSLQSAKNIKRNSDQQVDAIVAEDIGKLPDIAVAETAARIPGLQVVRRGGEADSVLVRGLPDFATTYNGREIFTAETRVVALQDFPSANIAALEVFKTSTADLVEAGLAGEVNVRSRRPFDFKGTEIAGSLWALYTKQAREWTPNVNLLASTRWGVGDGGEMGLLLNYSRTELSYLDSEPSNTDFIAPSPSGRLPDIQRLFYRQGNRVRPSINGAFQWRINPDIQVYVEGLYQGFRNRIADRLWEQPLYGGVQSNIVYRPGTDLISRGTVTNPGGDIFTFQGATYNKTDTYQFAAGGSYDLGRLKLTGDVARTKSTFRGSTESFDRVFRPTGTVVVNFDNEVPQFSYGALPGINDPANFVFRGLFEEAQKAAGDDWQARLDGTYETGLSFIPTIQAGVRYTDRDAFRRYGNRYPFFLPLNVSAAQLPTFYVPSDPGFRGTDVQSGFRSWLSPTYDGIRDNIAALRQFIISRCPALVAIDPPNGCVAFTTGDPVANPNSTYRANEKSYAGYLQAKYAIGENIDGVIGIRAVQTKSEVAGTTNRAGQPAVPVDESNKYTDWLPNASVRWRMTPGLQLRLAATQTRTKPNFSDLNPAVDFGQPVGQCDANGNSTSTDPFGCVRNGGGGNPFLKPFTSNNYDASLEYYFGRTGLIAGAVFRRDLKGFFQNQTIRYVDPIIGPVSRTQPVNTNSGRIDGAEAQVSTFFEWDFVPKFLRGFGAQANVTYLDTSVRDPNPIIGDRDIYGVSKWTYNLVGMYEGGGFSARVSYNKRGKFLGFIDVRDNNNPASFGGDYYYQYGKPAGRLDLSTSYTLNDKFTVFGDWTNILERPYKEYLSSARNGAARADYIRFRRYEETTFSIGVRARL; encoded by the coding sequence ATGCGGATCAGGACCATCGCGCTTTCGACCGCGAGCTTCACGGCGCTCATCGTCGCGACGCCCGCCATGGCGCAATCCACGGCGACGACCGATCCCAACGCCACTGCGCAGACCAATCCGGCTGCAGATGCGACGGCCACCACGCCCGATCCGGCGACCGACGATGCGATCGTCGTCACCGGTCTTCGCCGCTCGCTCCAGTCGGCCAAGAATATCAAGCGCAACAGCGATCAGCAGGTTGACGCGATCGTCGCCGAGGACATCGGCAAGCTGCCCGACATCGCGGTCGCCGAGACGGCGGCGCGCATCCCGGGCCTGCAGGTCGTTCGCCGCGGCGGCGAGGCCGACAGCGTCCTCGTCCGTGGCCTTCCCGATTTTGCGACCACCTACAACGGACGGGAAATCTTCACCGCCGAGACCCGAGTCGTCGCACTGCAGGACTTCCCGAGCGCCAACATCGCCGCGCTCGAAGTCTTCAAGACCTCGACCGCCGATCTTGTCGAGGCCGGCCTTGCGGGCGAGGTGAATGTCCGCTCGCGCCGTCCGTTCGACTTCAAGGGTACCGAGATCGCGGGCTCGCTATGGGCCCTCTACACCAAGCAGGCGCGCGAATGGACGCCCAACGTCAACCTCCTCGCCTCGACCCGCTGGGGCGTCGGCGACGGCGGCGAAATGGGATTGCTGCTCAACTACAGCCGGACCGAGCTCAGCTATCTCGACAGCGAGCCGAGCAACACCGACTTCATCGCGCCGAGCCCGAGCGGACGCCTGCCCGATATCCAGCGCCTCTTCTACCGCCAGGGCAATCGCGTCCGGCCGAGCATCAACGGCGCCTTCCAGTGGCGGATCAATCCTGACATCCAGGTCTATGTCGAGGGCCTTTATCAAGGCTTCCGCAACCGGATCGCCGACCGCCTTTGGGAGCAGCCGCTGTACGGCGGAGTCCAGAGCAACATCGTCTATCGTCCTGGCACCGACCTCATTTCGCGCGGCACGGTAACCAACCCGGGCGGCGACATCTTCACCTTCCAAGGCGCGACCTACAACAAGACCGACACCTATCAATTCGCGGCGGGCGGCAGCTACGATCTCGGTCGGCTGAAACTCACCGGAGACGTTGCAAGGACCAAGTCGACCTTCCGCGGTTCGACCGAAAGCTTCGACCGCGTCTTCCGTCCGACCGGGACAGTCGTGGTCAATTTCGATAACGAGGTGCCGCAGTTCAGCTACGGCGCGCTGCCTGGAATCAACGATCCGGCGAACTTCGTCTTCCGCGGCCTGTTCGAGGAAGCGCAGAAGGCGGCCGGCGACGACTGGCAGGCGCGGCTCGACGGTACGTACGAGACAGGCCTGTCCTTCATCCCGACCATTCAGGCCGGCGTTCGCTACACCGATCGCGATGCTTTCCGTCGCTATGGCAACCGCTACCCCTTCTTCCTCCCGCTTAACGTCAGCGCGGCGCAGTTGCCGACCTTCTATGTACCGAGCGATCCGGGTTTCCGCGGTACCGACGTGCAGAGCGGATTTCGCTCTTGGCTGTCGCCGACTTACGATGGCATCCGCGACAACATCGCCGCCCTGCGCCAGTTCATCATCAGTCGCTGCCCGGCGCTGGTCGCGATCGATCCGCCCAACGGCTGCGTCGCGTTCACCACCGGCGATCCTGTCGCCAACCCCAATTCGACCTATCGCGCCAACGAGAAAAGCTACGCGGGCTATCTCCAGGCGAAATATGCCATCGGCGAGAACATTGATGGCGTGATCGGTATCCGCGCGGTCCAGACCAAGAGCGAGGTCGCTGGAACGACCAATCGCGCCGGGCAGCCGGCCGTCCCGGTCGACGAGAGCAACAAGTACACCGACTGGTTGCCCAATGCGTCGGTCCGCTGGCGGATGACGCCCGGCCTGCAACTTCGCCTGGCGGCGACCCAGACCCGGACCAAGCCGAACTTCTCCGACCTCAATCCCGCCGTCGACTTCGGGCAGCCGGTCGGCCAGTGCGATGCCAACGGCAATTCGACGTCCACCGATCCGTTCGGCTGCGTCCGCAATGGCGGGGGCGGCAATCCCTTCCTCAAGCCGTTCACGTCGAACAATTATGACGCCAGCCTCGAATATTATTTCGGGCGCACCGGGTTGATCGCCGGCGCGGTGTTCCGCCGCGACCTCAAGGGCTTCTTCCAGAACCAGACGATCCGCTATGTCGATCCGATCATCGGTCCGGTGTCGCGGACGCAGCCGGTCAACACCAACAGCGGCCGGATCGACGGTGCCGAGGCGCAGGTCTCGACGTTCTTCGAATGGGACTTTGTACCGAAGTTCCTGCGCGGGTTCGGCGCCCAGGCGAACGTCACCTATCTCGACACCAGCGTCAGGGATCCAAACCCGATCATCGGCGATCGCGACATCTACGGCGTGTCCAAATGGACCTACAACCTCGTCGGCATGTACGAGGGCGGCGGTTTCTCGGCGCGCGTCAGCTACAACAAGCGCGGCAAGTTCCTCGGCTTCATCGACGTGCGCGACAACAACAATCCGGCGAGCTTCGGCGGCGATTATTACTATCAGTACGGCAAGCCCGCCGGGCGTCTCGACCTGTCGACGAGCTACACGCTCAACGACAAGTTCACGGTGTTCGGCGACTGGACCAACATTCTCGAGCGTCCGTACAAGGAGTATCTGAGCTCGGCACGGAACGGCGCCGCGCGGGCGGATTACATCCGCTTCCGCCGCTACGAGGAGACTACCTTCAGCATCGGCGTTCGCGCCAGGCTGTGA